Proteins encoded by one window of Nitrincola iocasae:
- a CDS encoding DctP family TRAP transporter solute-binding subunit — MKLKKQLTALAAAACFSMSAASFAQETREFSVSTVLGDAFPWGQAASKWAELVEERSEGRMKLTVYPNAQLVSGDQTREFSAMRSGLIDMAVASTINWSPQVPELNLFSLPFLMPDEAAIDAITQGETGEAIFAAIERRGVIPLGWGENGFRELSNSRSAISGPADMQGLKVRVVGSPLFLDTFNTLGANPTQMSWADAKPALTTGAVDGQENPLSVFDVARIDQVGQEHLTLWRYMADPLVFGVNQRVWNSLSAEDQQILRETAQEAGAWEIEKSRAELAETLERIKERGVTVTELTPEQHQAFAEATQAVYEKWVPRIGEDLVEQAQAAINAR, encoded by the coding sequence ATGAAACTGAAAAAACAACTGACAGCCCTCGCTGCGGCTGCCTGCTTTTCAATGAGTGCCGCCTCGTTTGCTCAGGAAACACGTGAATTCTCAGTATCAACCGTTCTCGGCGATGCCTTCCCTTGGGGACAGGCAGCCAGTAAATGGGCCGAACTGGTCGAAGAGCGCTCTGAAGGGCGAATGAAGTTAACCGTTTACCCCAATGCCCAACTGGTCTCCGGTGACCAGACACGTGAATTTTCAGCCATGCGCAGTGGACTGATTGATATGGCGGTTGCATCAACCATCAACTGGTCCCCTCAGGTACCTGAGCTCAACCTGTTTTCGCTGCCGTTCCTGATGCCAGATGAAGCCGCTATTGATGCCATCACGCAAGGTGAAACTGGTGAGGCTATTTTTGCAGCCATTGAACGCCGCGGCGTCATTCCACTTGGCTGGGGTGAAAATGGTTTTCGTGAGCTGTCCAATTCACGTTCAGCAATCTCTGGACCGGCTGATATGCAGGGTTTGAAAGTGCGGGTAGTCGGCTCACCTTTGTTCCTCGACACCTTTAACACCCTGGGTGCCAATCCAACCCAGATGAGCTGGGCGGATGCCAAACCTGCCCTGACAACCGGCGCGGTTGATGGCCAGGAAAACCCCTTGTCAGTATTTGATGTAGCGCGTATAGATCAGGTAGGTCAGGAACATTTGACCTTGTGGCGCTATATGGCTGATCCATTGGTGTTTGGTGTAAACCAGCGTGTTTGGAACTCCTTGTCTGCCGAAGATCAGCAGATTCTGCGTGAAACAGCACAGGAAGCCGGTGCCTGGGAAATCGAGAAATCCCGTGCCGAGCTGGCCGAAACCCTGGAGCGTATTAAAGAACGTGGGGTGACTGTTACTGAACTGACACCGGAACAGCATCAAGCCTTTGCTGAGGCCACCCAGGCTGTGTATGAGAAATGGGTGCCACGCATCGGTGAAGACCTGGTAGAACAGGCTCAGGCCGCGATCAACGCACGTTGA
- a CDS encoding TRAP transporter large permease, with protein sequence MSPDIWMLLVFAITMILGVPVAFALGLGGAAGIIAGLSPDMLATLGTNTYNSIAKYPLIAIPLFILTGLIFERAGVAASLVRFAQSLIGPRHGGLALVAVLVCLIMGGMSGSGPADAAAVAMVMLPSMTKAGYPKPFSASLIAASASTAILIPPSIALILYSVVMPGVDLRALFAAGLFPGILAGLSLLLPAWWLSRRYGWEGPDNSERPSIKESFIKALPALFAPVLILGGLRSGLFTPTEAAVVAVTYGLVIGVFVYKQLNPSSLLDMMAEAGKISGVVMIIISLAGIFAWAGTTLGTFSSLANAMLSISDNSWILLLLIMLLVLLAGMLLDAVSIYLIITPILIPLIHHFEWNPVWFGILLAMNIAIGQFTPPVAVNLMVTTKVANIRLEKTFVWSLLFMVTMFSALLLVMLIPGIALWLPDKLGFVVGPW encoded by the coding sequence ATGAGTCCTGATATATGGATGCTGCTGGTTTTCGCTATTACGATGATTTTGGGTGTACCGGTCGCGTTTGCCCTCGGTCTTGGGGGCGCGGCCGGTATTATCGCAGGCCTGTCGCCCGACATGCTGGCCACCCTGGGCACCAACACTTATAACAGTATCGCCAAATACCCCTTGATTGCGATTCCTCTGTTTATACTCACCGGTCTGATTTTTGAACGTGCCGGTGTTGCGGCAAGCCTGGTACGCTTCGCCCAATCGCTCATCGGGCCCCGCCATGGCGGACTGGCACTGGTCGCTGTACTGGTCTGTCTGATCATGGGCGGCATGAGTGGCTCAGGTCCTGCCGATGCGGCGGCTGTGGCTATGGTTATGCTCCCCAGCATGACCAAAGCCGGCTACCCGAAACCTTTTTCCGCCTCCCTGATTGCGGCTTCAGCCTCCACAGCCATTCTCATTCCACCATCGATTGCCTTGATTCTTTACTCAGTGGTCATGCCAGGTGTAGATCTCAGAGCGCTTTTTGCTGCAGGTCTTTTTCCAGGCATACTGGCTGGCCTGTCGTTGCTGCTTCCAGCCTGGTGGTTGTCACGTCGTTACGGTTGGGAAGGCCCCGACAACAGCGAACGTCCCAGTATTAAAGAGAGTTTCATTAAAGCTCTCCCTGCACTCTTTGCCCCGGTATTGATTTTGGGAGGCCTGCGCTCCGGATTATTTACGCCCACAGAAGCAGCTGTTGTTGCCGTAACCTATGGCCTGGTAATCGGTGTATTTGTCTATAAGCAGCTCAACCCAAGCAGTTTACTGGATATGATGGCAGAAGCCGGAAAAATTTCCGGGGTGGTAATGATCATCATCTCGCTGGCCGGTATTTTTGCCTGGGCTGGAACCACGCTGGGAACCTTCAGTTCTCTGGCCAATGCGATGTTATCAATCTCGGATAACTCCTGGATATTGCTGTTATTGATCATGCTGCTGGTGTTGCTGGCGGGAATGCTGCTGGATGCTGTTTCAATCTACCTGATCATTACGCCGATCTTGATTCCGTTGATACATCACTTTGAGTGGAATCCGGTCTGGTTCGGTATATTGCTGGCAATGAATATTGCCATAGGTCAGTTTACGCCCCCCGTTGCGGTAAATCTGATGGTGACCACGAAAGTTGCCAATATCCGCCTGGAAAAAACCTTTGTCTGGTCACTGCTGTTTATGGTCACTATGTTTTCTGCCTTGCTACTGGTGATGCTAATACCGGGCATTGCCCTCTGGTTACCAGACAAGCTGGGCTTTGTTGTCGGCCCTTGGTGA
- a CDS encoding response regulator transcription factor encodes MSKILIVDDEAQIIKFLSISLRSQGYDLILAKTGKEAVAQVALGAPDLVILDLGLPDLDGQNVLLAIREFSQVPVIILSVRNHETDKVRALDNGANDYVVKPFGVQELLARIRIQLRLRPEVLTDYNHLGLSVDYVSRCVKYQGREIRLSKKEYALLCQLTENAGKVITQTQLMQRIWGQSHLQDTHYLRILIARLRARLGEGTNQSSLIETLPGVGYRLIVED; translated from the coding sequence ATGTCTAAGATTTTAATCGTGGATGACGAAGCACAGATTATAAAATTTCTGAGTATCAGCCTGAGGTCGCAAGGGTATGATTTGATCCTTGCCAAAACAGGCAAAGAGGCTGTTGCCCAGGTAGCTTTGGGCGCTCCTGATCTGGTGATTCTTGACCTGGGTTTGCCGGATTTGGATGGCCAGAATGTACTGCTTGCCATCCGAGAGTTCAGTCAGGTACCCGTCATTATACTATCAGTCAGAAACCATGAAACTGATAAAGTTAGAGCACTGGATAACGGCGCTAATGATTACGTAGTCAAACCATTCGGTGTGCAAGAACTATTAGCCAGAATCAGGATTCAGTTGCGTTTGCGACCTGAAGTTTTGACTGACTACAATCATCTCGGACTGAGTGTTGATTACGTGTCCAGGTGCGTGAAGTATCAGGGTCGTGAAATACGCTTATCCAAGAAGGAGTATGCCCTGCTATGCCAGTTGACTGAAAATGCAGGCAAGGTCATCACGCAAACGCAGCTAATGCAGCGTATTTGGGGGCAAAGTCATCTGCAAGATACGCATTACCTGAGAATACTGATTGCACGTCTCCGGGCAAGGCTGGGCGAAGGTACCAACCAGTCCAGTTTGATTGAAACCCTGCCGGGAGTAGGGTATCGCTTGATTGTTGAGGATTAA
- a CDS encoding DMT family transporter → MLWIPFTLFAAFMQAWRNAFQKHLSQEVSSVGVTLARFIYAGPLAAVYLLLLYQLGEAELPVFNQHYWLLILLASLAQIAATVLMVMLFRLRNYAIGVGLAKSEAVIAAVLGALFFGALLTPLAWLGVLIGGLAIWLMANPASLKSVSLPTLVTGLGSGLCFALTTLLVREASLMLGLPFLHSAAWVLLCVILAQTAILLCWITMREPATLSALWQRPRLTGAISLCSFLGSLGWFTAMSLETVALVKTLGQIEVLFTLIISARWFRESLSRRDLIGLLLIVIGALCVIIA, encoded by the coding sequence ATGCTTTGGATACCCTTTACACTCTTTGCGGCCTTTATGCAGGCTTGGCGCAATGCGTTTCAGAAACATTTAAGCCAGGAAGTGAGCAGTGTCGGAGTGACGCTGGCGCGTTTTATTTATGCAGGACCTTTAGCTGCCGTCTATTTACTGCTGCTCTATCAGTTGGGTGAGGCCGAGCTGCCGGTCTTTAATCAGCACTACTGGCTATTGATTTTGTTAGCATCGCTGGCACAGATCGCAGCTACTGTGTTGATGGTCATGCTGTTTCGGTTGCGTAATTATGCCATTGGGGTCGGGCTGGCAAAAAGCGAGGCGGTGATTGCGGCCGTACTGGGCGCGCTGTTTTTCGGTGCATTGCTGACGCCTTTGGCCTGGTTAGGGGTGTTGATCGGTGGATTGGCCATCTGGTTGATGGCAAACCCGGCCAGTCTTAAATCGGTTTCGTTACCAACGCTGGTAACCGGATTGGGCAGTGGCTTGTGTTTTGCGTTGACGACGCTCCTGGTGCGGGAGGCTAGTCTGATGTTAGGGCTACCTTTTCTGCACAGCGCGGCCTGGGTGCTTTTGTGTGTGATTCTGGCGCAGACGGCCATATTGTTGTGTTGGATTACTATGCGAGAGCCCGCAACCCTGTCAGCTTTGTGGCAGCGCCCTCGGTTGACCGGTGCGATCAGTCTATGCAGCTTCTTGGGTTCATTAGGCTGGTTCACGGCCATGAGCCTGGAAACCGTTGCTCTGGTAAAAACGCTGGGGCAGATCGAAGTGCTGTTTACCCTGATCATATCTGCCCGCTGGTTCCGGGAATCCCTGAGCCGTCGGGATCTGATCGGTCTGTTACTAATTGTAATCGGCGCCCTCTGCGTCATCATCGCCTAA
- a CDS encoding potassium channel family protein: MKRNRIAVIGLGRFGHSLAIEAQKNGIEVLAIDRHESLVNDIADQVSEAMIADCTNPKAITAVDWQQFSTVVVAIGSDIKNSMMAVIHLQEAGVQNLWCKVQDRYHAALVSRMGVQRVISPEEEMGRRAGRTLKYPDILQQMQLTENQYVAEIKIINIVEQRSFLSTLRLQDLTLLAIKQKKHSQFESSRELPDRFHPGDKVLVMSRTREGFAWPSLL; this comes from the coding sequence ATGAAACGCAATCGCATAGCGGTTATAGGACTCGGTCGTTTTGGTCATTCACTAGCGATCGAAGCCCAGAAAAACGGCATTGAGGTCTTGGCTATTGATCGCCATGAGTCTTTGGTAAACGATATCGCTGACCAGGTCAGTGAAGCCATGATAGCGGACTGCACCAATCCTAAAGCCATTACGGCCGTCGACTGGCAACAATTTTCAACGGTCGTGGTAGCCATCGGCAGTGATATCAAAAATAGCATGATGGCTGTCATTCATTTACAGGAAGCAGGTGTTCAGAATCTTTGGTGTAAGGTACAAGATCGTTATCACGCGGCCCTGGTATCCCGGATGGGGGTTCAGAGGGTCATCAGCCCTGAGGAAGAAATGGGGCGCCGGGCAGGCAGAACACTGAAATATCCGGACATACTGCAACAGATGCAACTCACCGAGAATCAATATGTTGCCGAAATCAAAATCATCAATATCGTTGAGCAACGTTCTTTTCTGTCTACGTTGAGATTGCAAGACCTGACGCTACTTGCCATTAAACAAAAAAAACACTCTCAATTTGAGTCGTCACGTGAACTGCCAGACCGCTTTCATCCGGGCGACAAAGTACTGGTCATGAGTCGCACTCGCGAGGGATTTGCATGGCCATCTCTACTGTAG
- a CDS encoding PQQ-dependent sugar dehydrogenase, translating to MRFSNFGPLSVLIGWLISVPVQADMQFQTQEYRLKLEVVAEGLSHPWSIAFLPSGGQLVTERDGRLRLIQQDQLHPDPIAGVPDVAATGQGGLLDVVLHPDYENNQLIYLSYADATAEGLTTRVMRARLQNHALHDAEVIFEALPRSSAGHHFGGRMVFDQAGFLYLSVGDRGERARAQQGDDHAGSIVRLHDDGSVPADNPFVENPAVRDELYTLGNRNPQGITVHPQTGEVWSSEHGPRGGDEINRIMAGMNYGWPEVTYGVNYIGTTITEHTELPGMVSPLLHWTPSIAPSGITFYTGDDFPAWQGQLFNGALKDRLISRVSVTYEQGEYQLQEEERFLQGFGQRIRDIRQSPDGVLWILTDETRGQVVRLRPASD from the coding sequence ATGCGTTTTTCTAATTTCGGACCCCTTAGTGTACTGATAGGCTGGCTGATATCAGTGCCAGTTCAGGCCGATATGCAGTTCCAGACTCAAGAATACAGGTTGAAACTAGAGGTCGTAGCTGAGGGGCTGAGCCATCCCTGGTCAATTGCTTTTTTACCTTCAGGTGGTCAGTTAGTCACCGAGCGTGATGGTCGTCTGCGTTTGATACAGCAGGACCAACTTCACCCTGACCCTATTGCGGGTGTACCTGACGTCGCGGCTACCGGGCAGGGTGGTTTGCTGGATGTAGTGCTGCACCCGGACTATGAAAACAACCAACTGATCTATCTGTCTTACGCCGATGCCACAGCAGAAGGCCTGACTACGCGGGTTATGCGCGCGCGGTTGCAAAATCACGCACTGCATGATGCCGAAGTGATTTTCGAAGCCTTGCCGCGCTCCTCGGCGGGCCATCACTTCGGCGGTCGGATGGTGTTTGATCAGGCCGGTTTTTTGTATCTATCTGTTGGCGATCGTGGTGAAAGGGCGCGTGCCCAGCAGGGGGACGATCATGCTGGCAGTATTGTACGTTTGCATGATGATGGCTCTGTGCCAGCGGATAACCCTTTTGTTGAAAATCCCGCTGTGCGAGATGAGTTATATACGCTCGGTAATCGTAATCCACAGGGCATCACTGTGCATCCACAAACGGGCGAGGTCTGGTCCAGTGAGCATGGACCCCGCGGGGGGGATGAAATCAACCGCATCATGGCCGGGATGAATTATGGCTGGCCGGAAGTGACGTATGGTGTAAACTATATCGGTACAACAATCACTGAACACACTGAACTACCGGGGATGGTCTCTCCGTTATTACACTGGACACCTTCAATCGCTCCCAGCGGCATCACTTTTTACACCGGTGATGACTTTCCAGCCTGGCAAGGGCAGCTATTCAATGGTGCCCTGAAAGACCGGCTGATTTCACGTGTGTCCGTCACCTATGAGCAGGGCGAATACCAGTTGCAGGAAGAAGAGCGTTTTTTGCAGGGCTTTGGCCAGCGTATACGTGATATCCGTCAGTCACCGGATGGCGTCTTGTGGATACTTACGGACGAAACTCGTGGCCAGGTGGTGCGCTTACGGCCTGCCAGCGATTAA
- a CDS encoding TRAP transporter small permease: protein MSKPKSRPEAWLAALALTIICLISLGNVVVRYTTNASFAFTEEFSVFLLVVLTFSGAAVAARQHDHIRIIALEEYLPHKLKRPLYLLQWLLSVLLLGLIVWYGGLLTYEEYTWESLSPGLGYPTWIYLIWLPLLSLAIIIRLTQSLIERWKQSLTAERSDV, encoded by the coding sequence ATGTCTAAACCTAAATCTCGTCCTGAAGCCTGGCTCGCCGCCTTGGCATTGACCATTATTTGCCTGATCAGTCTGGGAAATGTAGTGGTTCGTTATACCACAAATGCCTCCTTTGCCTTTACTGAAGAGTTTTCGGTATTTCTGCTGGTGGTACTGACCTTTTCAGGTGCCGCAGTCGCTGCCAGACAACATGATCACATTCGCATCATTGCGCTTGAAGAATATTTACCACACAAACTGAAGCGTCCACTTTATCTGTTGCAGTGGCTGCTTAGTGTGCTATTGCTCGGATTGATTGTCTGGTACGGCGGTTTACTAACCTATGAAGAATACACTTGGGAGTCCCTGTCTCCCGGACTAGGCTATCCCACCTGGATCTATCTCATCTGGCTGCCACTACTAAGCCTGGCCATTATTATACGCCTGACTCAAAGTTTGATTGAACGTTGGAAACAGAGCCTGACCGCTGAACGGAGTGACGTATGA
- a CDS encoding DMT family transporter yields the protein MDKIAVHQQAQAATVEVNPSTELKLGIVLVTAAAVAWSFGGVLGRIVTLEDSWAIIFWRSIWACLFLLGFMLFRNKLRGTYMMFRYMGWPGLAVALCFATASTSFIVALKYTSVANILLIQAGVPLIAALIAWIIFREKVSGPTWLAIAVVIAGVGVMVSESFTGEVSPIGDSLALLIAFCFATATVITRRYAHVRMAPAVCTGTIIAAIFSGAMASSLATSSYDTGLLFVFGALNLGLGLALFVTGARLLPSPIAALIGTAEPMLGPLWVWIFLNEVPTRLTLIGGGIILIALIAHLLWQMAHHRRVMVAATPN from the coding sequence ATGGATAAAATAGCAGTACACCAACAGGCACAAGCAGCGACAGTGGAAGTCAATCCATCCACGGAATTAAAGCTCGGCATAGTACTGGTCACGGCTGCCGCTGTGGCCTGGAGTTTCGGCGGTGTACTGGGGCGCATTGTCACGCTGGAGGATAGCTGGGCAATTATTTTCTGGCGTTCAATATGGGCCTGTCTGTTTTTGCTTGGATTCATGCTGTTTCGCAATAAACTGCGCGGTACCTATATGATGTTCCGCTACATGGGATGGCCAGGGTTGGCTGTCGCGCTATGCTTTGCTACTGCGTCCACTTCATTCATCGTGGCGCTCAAATATACCAGTGTAGCCAATATCCTGCTGATTCAGGCTGGTGTACCCTTGATTGCGGCCTTGATTGCCTGGATTATATTTCGTGAAAAAGTCAGTGGCCCTACCTGGCTGGCAATTGCAGTGGTGATAGCGGGTGTCGGGGTGATGGTATCGGAGTCCTTTACTGGTGAAGTATCACCGATTGGTGACTCACTCGCCCTGCTGATTGCGTTCTGTTTTGCCACAGCAACTGTCATCACCCGTCGTTATGCGCATGTACGCATGGCTCCTGCCGTGTGCACCGGCACAATCATTGCGGCTATTTTCTCAGGAGCTATGGCTTCAAGCCTGGCAACCAGCAGTTATGATACCGGCCTGCTGTTCGTATTCGGTGCATTGAATCTGGGTCTGGGACTGGCCCTGTTCGTTACCGGGGCACGACTCCTCCCCTCTCCAATTGCCGCACTTATCGGTACGGCAGAACCCATGTTGGGGCCGCTATGGGTATGGATATTCCTGAATGAAGTGCCGACACGACTCACACTGATCGGTGGCGGTATCATCCTGATTGCACTAATTGCTCATCTGCTCTGGCAGATGGCACATCACCGCCGCGTTATGGTTGCTGCAACGCCCAACTAA
- a CDS encoding NADP(H)-dependent aldo-keto reductase produces the protein MQYRPLGKTDLTLSALTLGTMTWGEQNTEKEAHAQIDRALDAGINCLDAAEMYPVPPKAETQGRTEAYIGSWLASKQQRDRVIIATKITGPGEGFHYLRNGTRLNREQVIAAADASLKRLQTDYIDLYQIHWPERQTNFFGKLGYRHQQDELVVPIEETLRACEELVSSGKVRHIGISNETPWGLHEYLRLSEAHGLPRVVSVQNPYNLLNRTYEVGLAEMSIREQVGLLAYSPLAFGVLSGKYLDGQRPTGARLTLYERFQRYTSPLADKVTAAYVELAQQHNLSPTQMALAFVTQQPFVTSNIIGATSLEQLQENIDSSEVHLSDELLNAIEQIHTQHPNPCP, from the coding sequence ATGCAATATAGACCACTTGGAAAAACTGACCTGACTCTTTCTGCACTGACACTGGGAACCATGACCTGGGGTGAGCAAAACACGGAGAAGGAAGCACATGCCCAGATAGATAGGGCGTTGGATGCCGGGATCAACTGCCTGGATGCCGCCGAAATGTATCCAGTGCCTCCCAAGGCAGAGACGCAGGGTCGCACTGAAGCCTACATCGGTTCCTGGCTGGCAAGCAAACAGCAACGGGATCGTGTGATCATTGCCACCAAAATCACTGGCCCAGGTGAAGGCTTTCATTACCTGCGCAACGGCACCCGACTCAACCGCGAGCAGGTCATCGCCGCAGCCGATGCCAGCCTGAAGCGTCTACAAACAGACTATATCGATCTGTATCAAATCCACTGGCCAGAGCGACAAACCAATTTTTTTGGCAAACTGGGCTATCGTCATCAACAGGATGAGCTGGTCGTTCCAATTGAAGAAACCCTACGGGCTTGCGAAGAACTGGTTAGCAGCGGCAAGGTACGCCATATCGGTATTTCCAATGAAACACCTTGGGGATTACATGAATACTTGCGACTCAGCGAGGCACATGGCCTGCCTAGAGTGGTGTCGGTCCAGAACCCTTACAACCTGCTGAATAGAACCTATGAAGTGGGTCTGGCGGAAATGTCAATCCGTGAACAGGTAGGCTTGTTAGCTTACTCACCATTGGCCTTTGGTGTTCTGAGCGGCAAATACCTCGATGGACAACGTCCTACTGGCGCACGCCTGACACTCTACGAACGCTTCCAGCGTTACACCTCTCCCCTGGCCGATAAAGTCACCGCAGCGTATGTTGAGCTGGCACAACAACACAACCTCAGCCCAACCCAGATGGCGCTGGCCTTTGTCACTCAGCAACCCTTTGTAACCAGTAATATCATCGGTGCCACGTCACTTGAACAATTACAGGAAAACATCGACTCCAGTGAAGTCCATCTTAGCGATGAACTCCTCAACGCCATAGAGCAAATCCATACCCAACACCCCAACCCTTGCCCCTAA
- a CDS encoding sensor histidine kinase, with protein sequence MAALLPLGLSALLLFAGFHYHITLLLLLLCVLLVAVKLGQLPGILTATVSLVCFNYFFTAPQFTLLMDHGEDILAAAVFFLVAIMIGHQTQQLRKRTEDEAEVQKALQLSQIEKEREVLRTSLMSSLSHDLKTPLVTMIGATSSLIELKQSLTEADKQALLESVMSEAQRLERYIQNLLDMTRLGYGDLSIDRQKISIEDVLQVLRTRILKTYSDAQLILRCPLKLPDIEVHPALIEQALYNLTENAVKFSPSGEAVLISCHADDQWLVIDIIDKGPGIAEELRDNAFDFFDTLGRGDQHQAGEGLGLAIAKGMIAAQGGKLLILDPLNMEPGTCMRVMLPLSESSEHV encoded by the coding sequence ATGGCGGCTCTGTTGCCCTTAGGCCTGTCTGCACTGTTGTTGTTCGCAGGATTTCATTATCACATCACGCTACTGCTGTTGTTACTGTGTGTTTTATTGGTGGCCGTAAAACTTGGACAATTACCTGGTATTTTGACTGCAACGGTGAGTCTTGTCTGCTTCAATTACTTTTTTACAGCACCACAATTTACGCTGTTAATGGATCATGGTGAGGATATTCTGGCAGCAGCGGTTTTTTTTCTGGTCGCTATTATGATTGGACATCAGACTCAACAACTTCGAAAACGCACTGAAGATGAAGCTGAGGTGCAGAAAGCACTGCAACTTTCCCAGATTGAAAAAGAGCGGGAAGTTTTACGTACATCATTAATGAGTTCATTGTCTCATGATTTGAAAACGCCTTTAGTCACGATGATTGGCGCAACGTCCTCTTTGATTGAATTGAAACAGAGCTTAACGGAGGCCGACAAGCAGGCATTACTGGAATCCGTAATGTCAGAAGCACAGCGGCTGGAGCGTTATATACAAAACCTGCTTGACATGACCCGGCTGGGTTATGGCGATCTATCTATAGACCGCCAGAAAATTTCAATTGAAGACGTGTTGCAAGTGCTTCGAACACGTATTCTTAAAACCTATTCTGACGCGCAATTGATACTGCGTTGTCCATTGAAACTACCTGACATTGAAGTACATCCCGCATTGATAGAGCAAGCACTCTACAACCTAACTGAAAATGCGGTTAAGTTTTCACCATCAGGAGAGGCGGTATTAATCAGCTGTCATGCTGATGATCAATGGTTGGTGATCGATATAATCGATAAGGGTCCAGGTATCGCTGAAGAGTTGCGAGACAACGCGTTTGATTTTTTTGATACCTTGGGGCGAGGCGATCAGCATCAAGCGGGTGAGGGGCTAGGCTTGGCAATAGCCAAGGGTATGATTGCAGCGCAGGGTGGAAAATTATTGATATTAGATCCATTAAACATGGAACCAGGCACTTGCATGCGGGTGATGCTGCCATTGAGTGAGTCAAGCGAACATGTCTAA
- a CDS encoding TrkH family potassium uptake protein, with amino-acid sequence MAISTVVSRHSFWGSAGGTLIVFFAGASLIGTFLLWLPWSRTHNADLIDLLFTAASAITVTGLVTLDTGSDFTPLGQLVIALLIQAGGIGYMLTGTLLLLGRSRFVSLRQQSTMGVSSQISEGVSLFALIRFVILFSLITVMFTSLLLTLFWIPEFGWVKGIGYSLFHAISAFNNAGFALFPSSLVGVAGGNWVIWIHAMAFIIGGLGFIVVYEVCTPQKRLSIHSRLMIYGSLILLTLGSAALLVFEQNTASLGSGIDRLTAAFFQAATTRTAGFNSIDLNEMSHASHVFMMINMVIGAGPGSTAGGIRLTTFILLLTGLFAVLQGRESTRLMGRTLDVEHLLRASGILILTLTLLTAICLLLLVLEPEQEPLMVIFEAVSALGTVGLSLGLTGEMHPYSKLLIIVVMLIGKISPVMLFTALANRPEKPVRYAGGRVALG; translated from the coding sequence ATGGCCATCTCTACTGTAGTCAGCCGGCATAGTTTCTGGGGATCTGCTGGTGGAACCCTGATTGTGTTTTTTGCTGGCGCGTCATTGATCGGCACCTTCTTACTATGGCTGCCATGGAGTCGGACACATAATGCGGACCTTATCGATCTGCTTTTCACTGCGGCTTCTGCAATCACCGTAACTGGATTAGTCACACTGGATACAGGATCAGATTTTACCCCACTGGGGCAGTTGGTGATTGCATTGCTCATACAGGCGGGCGGAATCGGATATATGCTCACTGGAACACTATTATTACTGGGCAGAAGCCGTTTTGTCTCGTTACGGCAACAATCTACGATGGGTGTATCATCACAGATCAGTGAAGGTGTTTCACTGTTTGCCTTGATTCGTTTTGTCATACTGTTCAGTCTTATTACCGTGATGTTTACCAGCTTGTTACTGACTCTCTTTTGGATTCCTGAGTTTGGGTGGGTAAAGGGCATAGGCTATTCTTTATTTCATGCCATATCTGCATTCAATAACGCTGGATTTGCGCTTTTTCCCAGTTCGCTCGTGGGTGTTGCCGGAGGCAACTGGGTCATCTGGATTCACGCTATGGCCTTTATCATAGGCGGCTTGGGTTTTATTGTTGTCTATGAAGTCTGTACCCCACAAAAGCGTCTGAGCATTCATAGCCGTCTAATGATTTATGGATCTCTAATTTTGTTAACTTTAGGCTCTGCTGCCTTATTGGTGTTTGAGCAGAACACCGCGAGTCTGGGTTCAGGCATTGATCGGCTGACGGCCGCTTTTTTTCAAGCCGCCACGACACGAACCGCAGGATTTAACTCCATAGACTTGAATGAAATGAGCCATGCCAGTCATGTGTTCATGATGATTAACATGGTCATAGGCGCGGGACCAGGCTCTACAGCCGGAGGCATTCGGTTGACCACCTTCATCCTTCTGCTTACCGGATTGTTTGCTGTACTTCAGGGCCGTGAATCCACGCGACTAATGGGACGCACTCTGGATGTTGAGCACCTGCTTCGCGCATCAGGAATTCTCATTTTAACCCTGACGTTACTAACGGCAATCTGCCTTCTGCTGTTGGTATTGGAACCTGAGCAGGAGCCCTTGATGGTTATTTTTGAGGCTGTATCCGCCTTGGGCACCGTTGGCCTGTCATTAGGACTGACGGGGGAAATGCACCCCTACTCGAAGCTATTGATCATCGTTGTTATGTTGATCGGAAAAATATCTCCGGTGATGCTTTTCACGGCCCTGGCCAACCGACCTGAGAAACCTGTTCGCTATGCTGGAGGACGAGTGGCCTTGGGTTAA